The Meriones unguiculatus strain TT.TT164.6M chromosome 20, Bangor_MerUng_6.1, whole genome shotgun sequence region TAAGATTTCTTGAAAGTGCCCCCTAATTGCAGTTCAAAGAACCCTCAGTTGAGAACAGAAACAACAACCTGCAAATTTAGATCAATCTGTCCATTCAGATCATTGCTTTAGCTTTAACTTAGTTGTTCCCAAACTATGGCCCAGAAGTGGGGATACTAAAAGGGCCTCAGCCTTTACATAAATGCCACTTCTGAGTTGGCATTCCTCAGGCATAACACCTAAATTTCCCCTCACTGTGGGTGCTGCCTGTGACTATTATATTATagtattataatttaattataatattgAAATTTAGGTTACCCATCTCAGAAGTTATTTTAGGAAAAGCTGGGTAAAGAGCTCATCAGTTCTACCTGTTGTCTGCCTGTTTTCAAGCATCTCTGTCTGTTCTACATAACCAAGTGAGACACAGTCACTACTGTGTGAGAGTTCTCCTGCTCTTCTTCAGTCACCGGCTTATGGTTGACTTCATCAGaccttctcctttctttcagCATCCCCTTCCTCTTCAGTGTGACTGGGCTTCTATGTAGAAGCCATTTCCCTTCTACCTGAGCTAATCCTGATGAGTTAGAAACTATTTGATCAGCTTCAgaaccccaccccatccctgtcATTTTCTCACCTGACTGCTGAGTCTTATCCTCCTAGACTCACAGGAGTCTAGCACTCCAACTAGAATGTGGTGACTGCGCCCAGTCCAGACCTTAATTGTGTCCTATTTGTCTCTTTCCTCAAATCCTGGCAGAATTCCTCACCTTGGAATACTTGATAATGTTCTAGAAACCTTATGCCCATTTATGTCCATTATCTCTAAAGAAATTTCTACAGCAGGTAGAAAATTCTACAGTCCGGCATTGTGAGAAAACTAGGGTTCAGAGTTCTGTATCACAGAGCTGGGGAGTGGCAGTGTCAGGATTCAACGCCAGCTGATTCCAAGGCTGAGCTCTTTCCACTACTCCATTGCACCATCCTAAAGACCAGAGAGTCATCCACCTGGGTTTCTTTTTGCTCTGCCCCACCCATGAATGAATGCACTTTTCCACCTCCGCCCATATGCCCAATTATTGTTTTGAACTGTGTGATGCCTGCTGCCATCTGAACCTCATGGTCAGCACCTGCTGTTGCTACACCTTCATTCTCTTGGGCATCCACCTGTAGGTCCTTCTCATTTTGATGAAAAGTCAACCATGACCTATTGGCCTATGACCTGTGGCCAACCTATACTATGACCAGATGTGCATGCTTTCTGTGGGCTTATATTTAAAGAAGAGCTGGCATGGTGATGAGTGTTTGGGGTTGCCACTGGCTGAATGGAGCCTGGCACCTTGAGAGGTAAACCATGTGTCACTCACACTATCAACTATCATAACATTAGTAATTAATACCTTCCTTCAACAAAAGATGAAAAGCACTCCTAGGAGCCGGGCATGTTCCATCTGACCTATGCTTTATGAATTAAACAAAGAAGTTTATCTAGGCACATTCTTTGGTTAATTAATTTATGAAGAATATAACTTTACTATTAACCATTTTAAATTGTGGGAGCTGACTTGGCTTTGATGTGTTTGTGGTAAGGGCAAGTCCTTACTAAAACGGTAAAATTGCAGTGTGCCCAAACATTTATCCAGAAACCAACAGTATTCCTGAGAAAGGATGGCTCTGTTTGTTTGCTCCTACAACCTCTTTTGACCTTAGGAATAGGAAATTGGCTTCATCACAAGGCCAGGCTAGGACTATGCACTTAGATCAGTGTTCAGACGCCTGGCAAAATGACAAGTTTCTTCCTTATATTGATTAGCTAGCTGAAGCTGTAAATTACTTCCCACAAGTAAGACAATGCTCCAAATCCTGAGCTTCTAAAGTAGCATGAGAACTTTCTTAGCTGTACAGCACACAGAAGAAAAGTCATAATCTCCCTAGGGAATTTCGGTCACTCTTCACCAAAAAGCCATTTAAAAGACTGCTCAGTCCCACTTCATTTGGGAAAACTTTCAATCCTGACAGCATAGGAGCAGAGGGATAGCAGTTGCCACAGTGATTGCTGGAGGAAATCTCCATGCTAATTACACCACCAGCTGCTTTAAAAAGTAGTAGCTGATTTGGCCCAGCTATATCTTAGCGGATGAATAGGATGTGTCtgtgggttttttgagacaccggcttgaaaataaataattgataGGAGGCAATAACGCTTATTTACAGCTCAGGATTAGCACTCAGTACATGATTTTGTGTTCTGCATTATTTACAAAGTCAACCCAGAGAGATGGTTTTGAGCACTTAAGTATTTACATATGCAGAAcccagagggtttttttttttttttaaatagagactGCACGATCCAATCAGCAATTTTACTGAGCCTTCCTGTCCCTAAAAACCTTTTCCTCAGATTGTCTTAATGCTCCATCATGTTCCAATTTCCACTTAGTGTCAAAATATTCTGGCATCTCTCATACTCTGGCCTGCCTGAAAGGAAGATAGAAATCTCTATGCTCACACTGGGAGCAAAAGGCACATTTGTCCTTACCTGAGACTGGGCTTGCAGGGACAGCTTCACCTCCTCATTGTCCATGGGTGCCATGCTACTTTTGCCGCAGGAGACTTTGTACAGTTCTTCTGAGCATTCTTTGGGCTTGCCCTTACAAATCAGCTCCAGGATCTTTGGGCTTCTTGTCCCGCTCACAGCACATTCATAAAACGTCCCATTAAGCAAAGCCACAGAGAGCCACATCACTGGGGCCACCAGCGAATTCAGTGTGATGTGACACAGGAGGTAGAAGAAGCGGCAGCATTGTCTCCTGGGGAAGATTCTTTTGGGATTCTTGCAACAGCCAGTGAAGAGTCTCCATGCCCTGCTATTCAGAAAGAATCCAAGAATCAGTAACACCCAGGCAGGGGCAAAGAGGAAAACCAGCCCATAGGCTGTGTTCTCAGCGCTGCAGGGGCACTTAAACGCCACCAGCGAGAAGAGACGCTCGCTTCCCACGGTGAGCAAAGCCATGAAACTGTAGCCAATAGCGGTTTTTTGgttaagaagaaattttaaaatgctctGGAAAACATCCATGTTGGAGACACACAAGGAGGGGAAAACGTTTGCCTTGGTTTTAACACAGCAACTGTGGCTGTGACCGAGGGTGGAGCTCTTTTGAAACAACAGTCCTCCTCTGTCTGCATCCAGCCAGATAAGGAAacagtgtcattcctcaggaatgCTTATTTCCCAACAACGGGCAGATAATGCCTCCTACCGGTGGATGCTGACACTCGAGGGCAGCCAAAAACACTGACAAGTGCAATAGGACACCATTCCTGTTACTACTCTTTTCCATGAGCTTTTGGCTGCAAATCGAAAATTTCCATACAAATTATAGCATAGAAAATTTCCAGTGGGAGGTTCAGCCCTAGAAGAAACGGGTTTCAGCCATCGATTTGTTGCCAAACACACCTCCTTACGATAGGTTTCTTCTCTTGCTCTATGCCCTAAGATTTAGTAGACAGGGGTTCTGGCTTCTTGAAAGGGCTTCCATTAAAGACTTAAAACATAGTTTAGGGGTTGAGATTATTAGAATTCATATAGGAAGCCTAATAACTACTGGGGCTTCTAGAGAAGAGGAGGagtcctcctttctcttcatGTAACTTCTTGATTCATGACATGATCATTTTTACACAAAGGAAATCCTTCTAAAACGGACTCGGAGTCTGCAGGATTAGGACATCTGTGGGGCTCCCAGCTGCCCACCACTTGGCAGATGTGGACTTTCCTTGAACCACATGTTGTGTTTCATGCCGGGGCAtgtttcttctgtctctgcccctTCATCACACCAATTTGTTCACCTAGCAAATGCAAGCTCACTCCAGGCTCCTGGATTTCTAGACCTAAACATAATGTCAAACGTAGATGGTAAACTCACTCAGGAGTTTGATTTGCAAGTGGCTACTGAATTTGCACCACAGTAGACATGGAAGAGAAAAGCAGTCCTCCACAAACAGCTGTTAAATGAACCAGTAAACAAAGGAATAAACTTGTTTTGTACTTCACATTACAGGTAATTTAAGAAAATTGCTTCCATTTCTCTCCTACACTgctcttaattttaaaattaagataattAAGGCCTTGGAATGATGGCAATGCAACAAACTGACAGATTTCCATTAATATGCTTTAAAAGCTTGGCCTAGGTGTTTTGCGAAAAGAATCTGCCTTGGATTAGGAGCCAAAGAACTAAAAGGCTACTGTCTTCACTGTCATTTTTACTTTTCTAAATACCAGATTACACATTTGTGAAAGTTGTCCTTCAAGAGAAGTAGCAGGGCCAGTGAGGTGAATTGGACGAGGTAAGGCGCTTTCCTCTAAGCCTGGGGATCTCAGTTCTAGCCTTAGCACCCGCATGACAAGGGGAGAACCCACCTCCTAGTTGTCCTCTGGCTGTGTGCCATTACAGattcatacacatataaacaatCAAATAATGGTAAAacaatgtctcaaaaagaagTAAATCCTAAGATGCTTAAGCTCCACTTacaaacaaagacagaaagaaagaaatggggaaaacGGGGGAGGGGGCTGTCTAAGGTTTTTATCTGTTTCTGCATTGTGGGGTTCTTTGAGTCCTGCACCACAGCAGACACTTTTGACAACTGCATTATTGCACAGTTATGTTGCTCCCACCACCGGCCCTTGTTCCTCCTGAAAGAGCTGACATCTACAGTATGATAATTATTCAAGTTCTTGTGTCTAATCTTCCCAGAGCGTACTCTTCTCAGACCAGGCCCTTCGTAATGCAGAACTCGTGCCGAGGAGCCCTTCCAACCCTGAATTTCATGGTTTGCCATGATCAGTGTGTTATACACTATTGTGTTGACACACAGTAATTAATCTTTTTGTTTCTCACCATCCTAAATCCTCTGTGTTTTCTACAAGGGTTTTtggaaataattttgttttgtcttgttttttgtttgtttgtttttgagacagggtttctctgtataacaacgctggctatcctgaaactctgtagaccaagctggtctggaactcacagaaatctgcctgcctttggctctcgagtgctgagattaaaggcatgcgtcacCACGCCTGGCctagaaataatattttttacaAACCCATATTGTTCCACAGACCCCAGCACTTCAGGAtgttctataaaaataaaaattatttaatagtCTCACATGGCATAAGGCCAGTAAACC contains the following coding sequences:
- the Calhm5 gene encoding calcium homeostasis modulator protein 5, producing MDVFQSILKFLLNQKTAIGYSFMALLTVGSERLFSLVAFKCPCSAENTAYGLVFLFAPAWVLLILGFFLNSRAWRLFTGCCKNPKRIFPRRQCCRFFYLLCHITLNSLVAPVMWLSVALLNGTFYECAVSGTRSPKILELICKGKPKECSEELYKVSCGKSSMAPMDNEEVKLSLQAQSQILGWCLICSACFFSLLTTCYTRCRSHVSYLQLSFWKTYAQREKEQLENKLLEYANNLSERNLKCFFENKNPDPFPMPSFTAWEAASELHSFHQDREHYSTLHKVVDDGLEQTAQEEETTMILVGTAQSV